Genomic DNA from Ctenopharyngodon idella isolate HZGC_01 chromosome 1, HZGC01, whole genome shotgun sequence:
aaaggcttataaatcatacagagtgaggtgttttttttttttttttttttttttttttttttgagaaagtaaaaatgtgcacagtttcctgtgatgggtaggtttaggggtagggttggtgtagggcgatagaaaatacagtttgtacagtataaaaactattacgcctatggaatgtccccacagttcacaaaaacaaacctgtgtgtgtgttttgaatgGTCAAACAAATTCTCTTCAGCTATATCTGGGAAATCTTCAAGAACAATATGCTTAATTTTTTGGTTATTAATTTCTGTGTTTGAGCAGACTGAATATAGACactgtttataatttttttacagcaCTATATGGTCCAGACATTGGTATGCTTAAACAGCAGGTCTGAAAGTACATTATAAGCTAAAACAGACCTGCCACTACCAATCATTTCAAGCATGTTTCAGTTTAAATCTATTCTATCAAAGATGCATTGATGTGCATTAGAGGTTACATGGATTTGTTGGCAACATACAACAGGAACGATTCATCTATAGACCATGAGGGCAGACATGCCGAGTTCATTACTAAAGATCTCCCCAGAGAAGGAGATATTGCTATGCCTATTTGCTGCCGTACATGCAGAGCCCACTAGTTGCATATGACTCTCATTTAGTTCTCTCAGACATTTACACATACCTTTATGTGCTTATACAGAGAACCGTTAAGTCATGTAGCCTCTGACGATTTGACTTAAAGGTCTACATAAACCATGTTCAATTGGCTCTGTTAATATAATTTGTAGGTAAGAGATGTTTTAATGCCATTGAGAGTTAAAATCAGGATGTGAAATATCTGCAAAATTGCAAAAAGGTTGTGAAAAACCTCAGGCTTCAGTAAAGCAACATTGTTCCCTTTGAATATCATCAACATAAATGACCTGTGTCGATTCTGCAATCCAATTTTGCAGAACTTCTGTAGAGGAATTTCTGTTATGTGGGGTGAGTTCAGGATAAAAAATCAGGTATGTTCACTGAAGCGCAGAGGACTCGGCCTAAAACTGATATTTAGAGGGCATAATAAAGAATAGATGGTAGATGCCAAGCTCTCAGTGCCTAGTCTGGTGTACCCTTgcatgcaaagaaaaaaaaaaaaactgcattcaGATCTATCAAGTGTAAGTGGTAGTAGCAATACTCATTTCCAGCAATGTGAAGGAGCTTTGTTTCCTTGCTGAAATATTCACACCACAATAATTGACATacttgaaaataaagaaaaccagTCCTGAAAGTGAACACTGTTTTGCACTTTACTGGAAGTTGCAACAACCGACTTGTCAAAAGTCATTGGCCGTCCTTTTGCAACCATCCATTTTGTTTAAGGCTCTTAGTCTTTCTTGCCTAGGTGACTTCCTTTTCTCAAGGGAGGGCGGAAATTACTCAGGTTGATGTGAATGATTCTATTTGATGGTTAATGGAAAATATTGGAAAGCCACTTAAGCGAGGAGAAGGGGAAGATGAAAGTGTGGAAAGGATGAAAAGAAGCCTTCAATGTTCTGAGGAGCAACTGAATGTTGCACGCTGCTTGCACACTCAAGAAAGGTTCTTTTGAGAAACGGGTCTGACAGAATCATGTTTCGCAATGGCAAACTGTCAAGTTCACAAACACTGTGTTGACATGAACGACTTTTGTAGGATGTTTGGATGTGATTAACTATTTCACTGTTATTTGGCATGAAATAATcttaaataaatcatatttccaCAATCCAACatcatttatatgtttattCTCATAAAAAAGCTGAGTGTATGTTAGTTCAAAAACCagaaaaaagtataaattataGATCTGTGGTTCACGACTTGATTTGCTTCAGTGTAACCCATATTTTACGTGGTCTTGGTCATATTTTCCTTTAATTTGTATACATTTGCTCTTGGTTTGAGGATGAAGACATGTCAAGCAATCTCTCCTTGTTGGCAACTGTCTGATTTTACTAGCTTCTACCAAGTGACAGATGCATTTGCCCCAAAGTATTGTAGAGTTTAATTGGAaaatttgtgttgttttctcCTAACTTTGTACAAATTGAATGGTTAAAGGTCTGAGATGCTATCAAACGTTTTTTACATTGTCATCCACCCATTAAGAACCATTGGCATAAAATAATtggacttttcttttttttcaccattgttttttcatcattatttcatttacttatttacttgtACCATGTACTATTCGTGTTACTGGCCATAATATTGCAATGTTCtcgatttatttttttattttttttatttacagcgtAATTGGTACCACATTGAAGgcacacaaacatataaatgttaaattatgtaCAAATATACAGAATAAATAACTATCATCCACACTTGTACAAAATAAAGCTATGGTGCTCTTccatacagtaaaacatttcaagGCTCAACACAATAATTTGTGTGCATAATTTctctatacatatacatatatagatatatattttctttttcttctccagCCACATAATGAAGATAAAACACCCTGCATAATTGTcatgctgaaagaaaatattcagATATGATTTGCGTCGAAAGGAACTTTAAacaacattattttacaaaCCAGAAGCTACACTACTCGGTTTTCCTATGGGAAAAAATGGCATAGACTGTGCGGCCCGACAACGTGATTGTCATCAACCACCTTTAAATGGTATTTTAAGTAgtgcaattattttcttttcattttcaccAAGGATACCCAGCAGAGTTTTTGTCCATATCAGAAGCAGTGGTGGTAATGAGCAAGTGGGTCTGGATAACATAATTTCTGAACAAACTCTCCAGGCGTGTTGACAATTCCAGGTGAGACGCCAATTTCAGGCATGATAAATGAGCCCAGTCATAAAGTCTAACCTCAGGGTCAAAACAATAGCCACTTGGCAAGCTATTTGCTGTTGATGACGccttatttattaataaatgcaattttCAGACATCTTGAGATCTAAGTACCaccattatttaatatttaatgaacaaaaactgTGTTGGGCATGTTTAATTCAAAGCTTAGCAAATCAGGGAATGTTTTAACTAACCATAAATGTTCTgtctgacagaaaaaaaaaaagaaggaaaacatGTTTTCTTCCATTGCTACAAATAAACAGAGCTTAAAGATCTGTCACATACATAATAAGAGATACACAGATAGAAATGTGAAGTGACTCTATGCTAGTCTCCCCTACCATGTAGCAAACATAAAGAGAATACATTAACCACAATGCAAAACAAATGTTCTGGTATCAAAGCCAATCTTGTCCAAAGATGTAACTCTGTGACTCTTTCTGTGTGATTGAAATTGTGTTAGAATGTATAATCCATCATCTGTAATGTCCAATAGCATGCTAACGCTAAAGGTCCACCTGAAATTAGGCATTGTGTCAGCGTCAAATGATTGTATCATAAGAATTGCCTCTACTCTGACATTGTTGTATTATATCTCTCGGGCTAAATCAGAACTTAGAATGGACTGTCAAGGCACTTGAAGTATCATTTGTCAAATCAAAGTATGTGTACTTATCTCAGTTGAAAGTCGATTGATGCTCTAAGACTTCTAAATAGTCTGGTTCGGCATGTAAGTTGGCTTTGAGCTCAAAGTACTCATTTTTAGTCTGTTCCACCATGACCTTCCTCGGCCTCGTATAAACGAGAGTCTCCATTAGTTTCAACTCTTTGTGGTGGTTGGGGACTTGCATGTTGTCCACAGCTGGTTGTAGCTGTGATATGTTTTTCCTGAGATATTCGGTGAGGCTGAGCTGTTGGCGCTCCCGTTCCCTTTCTAAGATGTTCTTGTACAAGGAGTTCGCATCTCCCAAACTCACAAACTCAGCAGGGTAGTCGGTGACGGCCCTGAACTTCACGTTAGGGAGGGATTCGTTGTCCTTTTCAAGGATGCTATGGCAGATATGCTTAGGTTTATCGCTGTCGTAGTCATCTAACTCGTATTCTTTGTGCTGAGAGCAGTAACTAGGGTTCCTGCAGACCTGAACGATGGGGCTACGGGAAGGTTCGTCGTACATGCTAGGTCCTTGCCTTTCAGTTACGTGGTGGGTGGTTTTCTGGCCATACATGCTGTAGTGCAGGTGGATGGGACTGCTCTCGCGAGGTTGCTCCTCGGCCTGTTTCTTTTTGGCCTGTCTCCGGCGACGGTGTAGCATAAACACGACAATCCCGGCAGAACAGAAAATGATGGTCAGTAAAAGGATGAGAAGGCAGAGGATGAGCACCGATAGTGGCACCGCATCTGTCAGGGACCGGAACAAGCTGCTGGTGCCGCCTTCCGGTGCAGTCGTGACTGGGATACCACCCTCTGTGGACTCATAGGTTACCAAGCCAGGGCAGAGAGCATCATGCTTCAGGTTTCTAACATCAGCAGTAGACAGTTTTTGAGGAGTGTGGCATAAGATGGCGCCCACCACGATGTCTTTGCTAAGCTTTTCCACCCACTGTTTGAGGCTGACCAAATCACAAGTGCAGTCCCAAGGATTGTCCTCAAAATAAATTTGCTCCAAATAATTGAGCTGGTCCAACACATTACTCACTGGTAAGTGCATcaagacatttttacttaggttCAATTGCACCAATGGCACATTACGAAATATTTGTGCAGGGAGAGTGTTGAGTCGATTGTTATTTAGGAACAGGAGCTTTAGATTTGTCAAAGGGTTGAACGATCCAGCCTCGATCTCTTTGATGACATTATGCTCCAAGTACAAATATTCCAGGTTGTGAAGGCCAAGAAACATTGTTGCAGAGACTTTCCCTATCCTGTTTTCATTCAGGTACAGCTTTTTCAGATTGCTCAAACTCAGAAAAGTTTCATTGTCGATGTAGTCTATTTGGTTGTTTGCCAAATTGAGCAATTCCAAACTGTCGTACGTCACAAAGTCATATTTGAAAAGTCTTTGTATCATATTTCCTGTCAAAACCAGCATAGTTGGGCTTCGTTCAAGAATGCCCAGATCAGATATCCTTTGAATGCCTTTGTCCTCACATTGCATTAAAAAACCCATTTTGTCACAAGAGCACATTGACACGCAAAATGTCCCTAGGCCGTTTGCAGGTGTTGGTATCTTTGCATCATCTTTGGCATTCGGTATCTGAACAACCTTAGTGGATGGGGTGACAACCATGTCTAGAGATTTCGATGGCTCTTCGAGGTTGATGTCAATATGAGAGGGGCAAAGTAAATCCCTTTTGACCCTAGCCAAACTGGTGCCCCTAAGATCTTCAGGCCAGTTGCAAACCACCTCGCCAATGGATGACTGTGCTCGCATGTTCTCAATCCAGACCCTTAAATGTAAGATTTCGCAATTACACACCCAGTCATTGTCCTCCAACAGGAGCTCCATGATACGACCAATATGCTCCAGGAAACCCACGTACGGCAGTGTCTGCAGCTTGTTCCCACGCAGATCCAAATGTGTCAGAGGCACGAAGCGGAAAATGTTGCTCGGAAGGAACTCGATGGAGTTGTCATTGAGGATCAGAACTTTAAGACGGACAAGCTTGCTGAAGGCCCCAGGCTCCACGACCCGGATGAAGTTGGTGTCAGCCTGAAGGTATTCCAAATTTACCAagccttgaaatgtgtcctccttCAGCATGACAAGGAAATTGCTGTTTATGTGCAACTTCCTCAGGGATCCCAGCGCACTGAACATGCCAGGTTCAAGCTCCTGTATGCTGTTGGCACCAAGATGTAAAGTGATGGCGTTCTTGAAAGCATCTATATCCTCTGCAAGTAACTCCACTAGGTCATTTTTGTATAAATTTAGATGAAAAGGTTTATCTGATGGTACTTCAACATCTGACATTTTACTTATGTTTCTTTCCTCACAGTTGATGTACAACTGTCCATCTTTCTCCTCACAGGTGCACAAAGATTTGCAAGCTCCATCGTACAGCACCTTGGGCTCAGTATCTTCAAGACTAGCACCAGCAAAGAAGGAGCAAACGAAAATAATCCTGGCCAGCATTTCCCCCCCTTCTGTGAATCTAAAAAGACAACACAGGGGAGAGAAGGAAAGGTAATTACTAAGTGCAGTTAGCAAACTCATAAAATAGCTATGTGTAGAACACTGAATTATAGGAATTTTTTGCAAGGAGTTCACAGTGCTGAATCTAATGAACTAATCAGGATATAatttgggagaaaaaaaaaaaaacaaaaccttctAATCTGTGCATAAATATAGATATTCAGAAAGTTGCAAAGTTATTAAAGCTATTAAAAGCATTGCATTTTCTTATTGCATACAAGCAGCGAGTGGAACACTTTATAACTAGCACAGTAATAGTCCTAAATGAATAATTTGGTTGCATCATTGATGGTGATGATAATAGTGGTGATTATATCACATTAGGGAAATAATTAAGTATTTGAAATTACTGGGATAATTAAATTCTAATCAAGAAACAGACTTATGCTTATATGCCTCATAATTTGTAAATCAAACAACTGAACAAATGATTTCACCATTTTTTCCTAACAAAGGCAAATAATTTGTATGCATGCATAGCCTATATTTTACCATGACAAACTGAATGATGCTTAATTTACAGCAGCAGACACCCTGTGAGACTTTTCTTTGCATAATTAGACTGGTTTTCCTGACCCTGTTACCTCTAACATCTGGATGAGTGTGCTTTAAGATGTGTCCTATAATCTTCTCATTATGCCAACAAACCTCAGAATTCATCTGAATGAAACAGAAGTGCGTTGTCCGTAAACAATGCATAAGTCAGGGATCTCAGTGTGAGCATTCTTGCAAGAACAGGTTCTTCCACAGTAATGCTGTAGatctatattttttgtcttatttgtATAGGTTAGGAGCCAAGAATTGGTTCTTATTCAGTTATTATTCAGACTCCTCGGCGAATAACCCTTATAATTGGgttcttttatttattactgaACTTATCTCAtgactagaaaaaaataatgcagttctttttcacaatttttctaAATTCTAAGAAATCATTGTCCAAAGGGATTTCAGGAGAAATATCTGACTGATGAAGACGATGTCTTCAAGTCTACAATCAAAAGTAAGAGATCTCAAACATTCTCATAAAATTTAAGACCAAATGATCTGATCTGctatccacattcattttatagctctaAATTCTATATACTATATGTCAacagttgtttatttttatcttttatgaGACCCGTCTAGGACAAAgttgatatttaaatgaaaaataatccCGGGAGATATGAAATAACAACCACTTCCTCGTACATTTCCATTAAAGGAAAATAACCACACACTATTCTTTGTTATAATGTCATTTAAAGCGACATAACACAGTTCTATGCAAATTGACTGAAACATAAAACACCCAGAGTCCCAGTGAATCTTCGAGGAATGAAAGGCTTCCCAATTGTATTGACATGAAATCAAACATTGAGTGGTCCGGCATGCCACATGACACCGACACAGGCTGCGTGCGCTGACAGCTCTGAGCAAACACAGCGTGTGAAAACAACAAAGATGGTTTTCGTCGACTCTCTTGAGGATGTAGGTAGAACGGCAGTAGAGGGGGGCGGGGgcataaataaaattagattaaaagaTTACAAAAACTGCGGAGAAAATGAATGCTTGCATGTCATGCTAGATGACAggacaaagaagaaaaaaaaaaaggcccatTCCTATTTTTAGCAAGCAGTGTGTGGTTGACAGTGAGGAGAGAATTTGTGGTCCATTAAAAGCCAGTGAAGCCTACATATTGCGCTCTCATGCATTTAAGCAGGGCCTAATATCCATCTACttaactatctatctatatacaCGCATACGCACATATAGCTCAACCCGTGAATCCTCGTCCCTCAGGTCTCCGCCCACCCTGCCTGTCTAACCCGCTCCACACATCCTTGGAGGGGAATATGGGAACATCTGTCCTGAAACAGCAAATTTTCCTGTCTTTCTCTCGCACGGTTACCCAAAGCACAGGCCATCCCATAGGAAAGAGATGTCACGAATGAGATCTTTTTGATctctcaattgtttctcctcCTAAATAGTGAGGAGATTATATGTAGAACAACTGGAGATCTTTGCTTAAGACTTTTTCTATACTAAGAAATAGACCCTATGATCTCACATCCACTAGTTTTAGAAGAAATCTAAACAATGTCATGCTCTGATTGTCCAAAATGTCAAAGTCTGCTATGTCATTGCCCGGAGGTTACTCCTTCATATAGAAAATGAGAACGACTGTTGAGAtacactctttaaaataaacgTTTTAAAAGgaggttttcacagtgatgccatagaataACCATTTTGGGTTTCATTAAACAGTTCtcaaaataaccttttttcccttaatgtgaagaacattttaataatccaagaaccttttttttccactataaagcactttttgtgcaatggaaatgtTCCATGGTTCTTTAACGGAAAAATATATGCCAAGAGCCGttgtttttaagagtgtacaaaAGGGTTATAGAGTTGTAAAATGGTGAGGATAGTACTATAATGTAATGtttgattttataatgtatataatataatgtttgaTTTTATATCAACCTCTAACTCTATATCAAATCTCTAACTTGTATTTGCAGACTTATGTTGTCAAACCCAAACACAGTTTGAGAAATCTCTCTTTTGAAAATCTAGAGTAGATACATTTGGATATTAATTTGGTTCTTTTTACcagtagaaaaataaataacctaAAAAAAGCAGGGAACCTTGGCAAATATCTCCATTTGCTTTCCATTTAATCTCTTTGCTGTATTGGAGAAACAATTAAGATATTACAGTGATCTCCTTTGGGATTTTCTCTCACATGGCCACCTTAAGTGCTCGAAATTTTGAAgaccaaaaaagtgcatccatccatccatccatccatccataaagtGAAaagtgaaggccaagtatggtaacccatactcggaatttgtcagagtgcatttaacccatctaagttagtgcacacacattaggagcagagtagtgagtagtgaacacacacacacacacacacacacacaccttgggagcgattgggggttaggtgccttgcttaAGG
This window encodes:
- the slitrk6 gene encoding SLIT and NTRK-like protein 6 gives rise to the protein MLARIIFVCSFFAGASLEDTEPKVLYDGACKSLCTCEEKDGQLYINCEERNISKMSDVEVPSDKPFHLNLYKNDLVELLAEDIDAFKNAITLHLGANSIQELEPGMFSALGSLRKLHINSNFLVMLKEDTFQGLVNLEYLQADTNFIRVVEPGAFSKLVRLKVLILNDNSIEFLPSNIFRFVPLTHLDLRGNKLQTLPYVGFLEHIGRIMELLLEDNDWVCNCEILHLRVWIENMRAQSSIGEVVCNWPEDLRGTSLARVKRDLLCPSHIDINLEEPSKSLDMVVTPSTKVVQIPNAKDDAKIPTPANGLGTFCVSMCSCDKMGFLMQCEDKGIQRISDLGILERSPTMLVLTGNMIQRLFKYDFVTYDSLELLNLANNQIDYIDNETFLSLSNLKKLYLNENRIGKVSATMFLGLHNLEYLYLEHNVIKEIEAGSFNPLTNLKLLFLNNNRLNTLPAQIFRNVPLVQLNLSKNVLMHLPVSNVLDQLNYLEQIYFEDNPWDCTCDLVSLKQWVEKLSKDIVVGAILCHTPQKLSTADVRNLKHDALCPGLVTYESTEGGIPVTTAPEGGTSSLFRSLTDAVPLSVLILCLLILLLTIIFCSAGIVVFMLHRRRRQAKKKQAEEQPRESSPIHLHYSMYGQKTTHHVTERQGPSMYDEPSRSPIVQVCRNPSYCSQHKEYELDDYDSDKPKHICHSILEKDNESLPNVKFRAVTDYPAEFVSLGDANSLYKNILERERERQQLSLTEYLRKNISQLQPAVDNMQVPNHHKELKLMETLVYTRPRKVMVEQTKNEYFELKANLHAEPDYLEVLEHQSTFN